A stretch of the Pseudorasbora parva isolate DD20220531a chromosome 13, ASM2467924v1, whole genome shotgun sequence genome encodes the following:
- the dimt1l gene encoding probable dimethyladenosine transferase isoform X2 — translation MQNKLQILIGDVLKTELPFFDVCVANLPYQISSPFVFKLLLHRPFFRCAVLMFQREFAMRLVAKPGDKLYCRLSINTQLLARVDHLMKVGKNNFRPPPKVESSVVRIEPKNPPPPVNFQEWDGLVRIAFVRKNKTLSAAFKSAAVEQLLEKNYRIHCSVHNIEVQQDFSIAQKIDSILQESKFNEKRARSMDIDDFMVLLHAFNSAGIHFS, via the exons ATGCAGAACAAGCTTCAGATCCTCATAGGAGATGTCCTAAAGACGGAGCTCCCCTtttttgatgtgtgtgtggctaACTTGCCTTATCAG ATATCATCGCCTTTCGTGTTCAAGCTGTTACTCCACAGGCCATTTTTTAG GTGTGCCGTGCTGATGTTTCAAAGGGAATTTGCCATGCGGTTGGTGGCTAAACCAGGAGACAAGCTATACTGCAGGCTTTCCATCAACACACAGCTCCTAGCCCGCGTGGACCATCTCATGAAG GTGGGAAAGAACAATTTCAGACCACCTCCAAAAGTAGAGTCCAGCGTGGTGAGGATAGAGCCCAAAAATCCTCCGCCGCCTGTCAACTTTCAG GAATGGGATGGTCTTGTCAGAATTGCATTTGTCAGAAAGAACAAAACGCTCAGTGCTGCTTTCAA GTCTGCTGCGGTCGAGCAATTATTGGAGAAGAACTACAGAATCCACTGTTCTGTGCACAACATA GAAGTACAACAGGATTTCAGCATTGCTCAGAAAATTGATAGCATCCTTCAAGAGTCGAAGTTTAATGAAAAGAGGGCACGTTCCATGGATATAGATGATTTCATGGT GCTTCTTCATGCCTTCAACTCTGCCGGGATACACTTCTCCTAA
- the dimt1l gene encoding probable dimethyladenosine transferase isoform X1 — MPKVKAEKKTRKHQEVKSQGIMFNTGIGQHILKNPLVVNAIIEKAALRPTDVILEVGPGTGNMTVKLLEKGKKVVACELDTRLVAELQKRVQCTPMQNKLQILIGDVLKTELPFFDVCVANLPYQISSPFVFKLLLHRPFFRCAVLMFQREFAMRLVAKPGDKLYCRLSINTQLLARVDHLMKVGKNNFRPPPKVESSVVRIEPKNPPPPVNFQEWDGLVRIAFVRKNKTLSAAFKSAAVEQLLEKNYRIHCSVHNIEVQQDFSIAQKIDSILQESKFNEKRARSMDIDDFMVLLHAFNSAGIHFS; from the exons ATGCCCAAGGTTAAAGCCGAGAAAAAAACTCGAAAACACCAGGAGGTGAAGAGTCAAG GAATTATGTTCAATACTGGTATTGgtcagcatattttaaaaaaccCTTTGGTTGTCAACGCCATCATAGAAAAG GCAGCACTACGGCCAACAGATGTGATTTTGGAAGTTGGTCCTGGAACTGGTAACATGACTGTCAAACTCCTGGAGAAAGGCAAGAAA GTGGTTGCATGTGAGTTGGACACCAGGCTTGTTGCTGAACTTCAGAAAAGAGTCCAGTGCAC TCCAATGCAGAACAAGCTTCAGATCCTCATAGGAGATGTCCTAAAGACGGAGCTCCCCTtttttgatgtgtgtgtggctaACTTGCCTTATCAG ATATCATCGCCTTTCGTGTTCAAGCTGTTACTCCACAGGCCATTTTTTAG GTGTGCCGTGCTGATGTTTCAAAGGGAATTTGCCATGCGGTTGGTGGCTAAACCAGGAGACAAGCTATACTGCAGGCTTTCCATCAACACACAGCTCCTAGCCCGCGTGGACCATCTCATGAAG GTGGGAAAGAACAATTTCAGACCACCTCCAAAAGTAGAGTCCAGCGTGGTGAGGATAGAGCCCAAAAATCCTCCGCCGCCTGTCAACTTTCAG GAATGGGATGGTCTTGTCAGAATTGCATTTGTCAGAAAGAACAAAACGCTCAGTGCTGCTTTCAA GTCTGCTGCGGTCGAGCAATTATTGGAGAAGAACTACAGAATCCACTGTTCTGTGCACAACATA GAAGTACAACAGGATTTCAGCATTGCTCAGAAAATTGATAGCATCCTTCAAGAGTCGAAGTTTAATGAAAAGAGGGCACGTTCCATGGATATAGATGATTTCATGGT GCTTCTTCATGCCTTCAACTCTGCCGGGATACACTTCTCCTAA